One window from the genome of Cryptomeria japonica chromosome 6, Sugi_1.0, whole genome shotgun sequence encodes:
- the LOC131876482 gene encoding uncharacterized protein LOC131876482, which translates to MPTAPCLEKLPLVAPNLDFPKKDPKIKELGSLPGEAQENSWKGALVGNSKSEISTLLPKVTNGEKGPEICLPDSIMNNIASSLYICLVGRFLAFRSTIDMVKRWAGSKWKIKGSVSVSAMPGGLFLFRFTAEEDFIYIMFGSWSYGKHCLTLSKWKSRFDPSADLLRLVSIWIKLSGLPLKFWDDTLFRWIGNSFGQFVVVDNVTMQNSRLVYAHLCVNVVVNNPLPNFIALKSKWGKWTHAIVYENATLYCQRCGKHGHVIADCPTPQPLKEKLKEKLSSPGIVIGETTDNGNPLASDNIVG; encoded by the coding sequence atgccaacagctcCCTGCCTTGAGAAGCTTCCACTGGTGGCCCCCAACTTGGATTTCCCCAAAAAGGATCCCAAGATTAAGGAGCTGGGTTCTTTACCTGGGGAAGCTCAAGAGAACTCCTGGAAAGGTGCCCTTGTTGGTAACTCCAAGTCAGAGATTTCGACGTTGCTGCCAAAAGTCACTAATGGTGAGAAGGGCCCCGAGATTTGCCTCCCAGACAGTATCATGAATAATATTGCTTCCTCCCTTTACATTTGCCTGGTAGGAAGATTCTTAGCCTTCAGATCCACTATAGATATGGTCAAAAGATGGGCCGGTTCTAAATGGAAAATCAAAGGTAGTGTCTCGGTCTCTGCTATGCCTGGTGGACTCTTCCTTTTTAGATTTACTGCAGAAGAAGACTTCATCTATATTATGTTTGGTTCATGGTCTTATGGTAAACATTGCCTTACTCTCTCCAAGTGGAAGTCGAGATTTGACCCAAGTGCGGACCTCCTTAGACTGGTGTCGATTTGGATCAAACTCTCGGGCCTCCCCCTGAAATTTTGGGACGATACCCTTTtcagatggattggtaactcatttgGTCAGTTTGTTGTTGTCGACAATGTGACAATGCAGAACTCCAGACTTGTTTATGCTCACCTTTGTGTGAATGTGGTTGTTAACAACCCACTCCCTAATTTCATTGCCCTTAAATCTAAATGGGGTAAATGGACACATGCTATTGTCTATGAGAACGCCACCCTGTATTGTCAAAGATGTGGTAAACATGGTCATGTTATTGCGGACTGTCCGACCCCACAACCTCTGAAGGAAAAGCTGAAGGAGAAGTTGTCATCCCCGGGTATTGTTATTGGGGAGACAACTGATAATGGTAATCCCCTAGCCTCCGACAACATTGTGGGTTAG